One genomic segment of Fervidobacterium pennivorans includes these proteins:
- a CDS encoding IS110 family RNA-guided transposase — MSQNFSIFVGIDISKHKFNACAIQNPNSIIFESAFDMSKQGFSSFVQKLSVFPKSSVLIAMESTGCYHLNLLSFLSLNDFSCVVLNPLLVNKSLPVGLRKTKTDKIDARSIALTIFYTHHILPTSSFLNSDFRDIARKKESITHQISRVKNDIEKLLSLLFPELEKVTNIYNDAILDLLSSFPSAKAIQKASIDSLRVFFSKTIGRKLKLTPETLKELANNSIAQYWPVKEKILIQTIKELRFLQQQLNEFDEMLKEYCKCASLNQDVEILTSIDGIGENSALYFLAEVGDISRFSTYKKLIAYCGLDPSVDESGKHKGESRISKRGNAHLRRIIWLMSVNVVRHNEYFKAYFQRKRAQGLVYKKAMMSVAHKLLRTIFAMMKKREKFNIDHTFSSSTQNLILHS, encoded by the coding sequence ATGTCTCAAAACTTCTCCATCTTTGTCGGTATTGACATCTCCAAGCATAAGTTCAACGCCTGTGCTATCCAAAATCCTAATTCTATCATCTTCGAATCTGCTTTCGATATGTCCAAACAAGGGTTTTCCTCCTTTGTTCAAAAGCTCTCCGTTTTCCCTAAGTCTTCTGTCCTTATCGCTATGGAGTCTACTGGCTGTTACCATCTTAACCTTCTTTCTTTCCTCTCTCTCAATGATTTCTCTTGTGTCGTTCTTAATCCTTTGCTTGTTAACAAATCTCTTCCCGTTGGGCTTAGGAAAACTAAAACTGACAAAATCGATGCTCGCTCTATTGCTCTTACCATCTTCTATACCCATCACATTCTTCCTACTTCTTCTTTCCTCAACTCAGATTTTCGGGATATTGCAAGGAAAAAGGAAAGCATCACTCATCAAATCTCAAGAGTCAAAAACGACATCGAAAAGCTTCTTTCTCTCCTCTTCCCTGAACTTGAAAAAGTGACCAACATCTACAATGATGCTATCTTGGATTTGCTTTCTTCTTTCCCTTCTGCTAAAGCTATCCAAAAAGCCTCCATTGATTCTCTACGTGTTTTCTTTTCAAAAACAATCGGTAGAAAGTTAAAACTTACCCCAGAAACTCTTAAAGAGCTTGCTAACAACTCCATCGCTCAGTATTGGCCAGTGAAAGAGAAGATTCTTATTCAAACTATCAAGGAACTTCGATTTTTACAACAGCAACTTAATGAGTTTGATGAGATGCTCAAAGAATATTGCAAATGTGCTTCGCTTAATCAAGATGTTGAAATACTCACGTCAATTGACGGAATTGGTGAAAATAGCGCACTGTATTTTCTTGCCGAAGTTGGCGATATTTCAAGATTTAGCACATACAAAAAACTAATTGCCTATTGTGGGCTTGACCCAAGCGTAGATGAATCAGGCAAACACAAAGGAGAAAGCCGTATATCCAAAAGGGGCAATGCCCACCTGAGACGAATAATTTGGCTGATGAGTGTGAATGTAGTGAGACACAACGAATATTTTAAAGCATATTTTCAAAGAAAACGAGCGCAAGGGTTAGTATACAAAAAAGCGATGATGAGTGTAGCGCACAAATTGCTAAGGACGATATTTGCTATGATGAAAAAGCGCGAGAAATTCAACATCGATCATACATTTTCGTCTTCTACTCAAAATTTAATTTTACATAGTTGA
- a CDS encoding ornithine aminomutase subunit alpha — protein sequence MKPRPDDFAERSKHLQNMTDEELNAYFWHLVEKVVDPLVELARTHTSPSIERSVLLRMGFNSLEAKKLVDMIFERGLLGKGAGHIVWRIAKEHNIDYIEAGRRMINGEYWDDVDRIFKGVKKNG from the coding sequence ATGAAACCAAGACCAGATGATTTTGCAGAAAGGTCTAAACATCTTCAAAATATGACCGATGAAGAACTCAACGCTTACTTTTGGCATCTTGTCGAGAAAGTTGTTGATCCGCTTGTTGAACTTGCCAGAACACACACAAGTCCATCTATTGAAAGGTCGGTCTTGTTGAGGATGGGATTCAACAGTTTGGAAGCGAAAAAGCTTGTAGACATGATTTTCGAAAGAGGACTCCTTGGAAAGGGCGCCGGTCACATCGTCTGGAGAATAGCAAAAGAACACAACATCGATTACATAGAAGCGGGAAGAAGAATGATAAATGGAGAATACTGGGACGATGTTGACAGGATATTCAAAGGGGTGAAGAAGAATGGATAG
- the ortA gene encoding 2-amino-4-oxopentanoate thiolase subunit OrtA gives MLANLAKKGDWVQVQVTILHPYERAPQVPEDTKKVPLEMRVKGFLQDEVAEIGATVTIKTMTGRLVTGKLVAVNPKYEHDFGEPVPELITIGLELREILESSDGDDK, from the coding sequence GTGCTCGCTAACCTTGCCAAAAAAGGTGATTGGGTGCAAGTTCAGGTTACTATACTACATCCCTATGAACGTGCACCACAAGTGCCCGAGGACACTAAAAAAGTTCCACTCGAAATGAGGGTTAAGGGCTTTCTACAAGACGAGGTGGCAGAAATAGGAGCGACTGTTACCATAAAAACGATGACAGGGAGACTGGTTACAGGGAAACTTGTGGCTGTCAATCCAAAATACGAGCACGATTTCGGTGAACCTGTCCCGGAACTCATAACGATAGGTTTGGAGTTAAGGGAAATATTAGAGTCATCGGACGGTGATGACAAATGA
- the oraE gene encoding D-ornithine 4,5-aminomutase subunit OraE: MDRLDPKVPIDVEEILKDLDKYRPRRRGWTWRKKLPEGTKVDRYEYYQISEPLKNSIPLPAAHYFNNIDPQPDVVITSEIASGRFEDDIRRMRMAAWHGADHIMVIRTLGQSHFDGLIEGTPEGVGGIPITRKQVRATRKALDLIEDEVGRPINFHSYVSGVAGPEIAVLFAEEGVNGAHQDPQYNILYRGVNPVRSFVDAAVAKKIMAWANMLQIDGAHNANASAKLAWTVMPELLVQHGINCMFSVKVGMPKENIALSTVPPVIAPLPEMRIDLPYAVALRELFKGFKFRAQMNTRYIESDLFDATRVHVLNAVLSRLTSADLQSTITPDEGRNVPWHINSIRGIETAKHTLLAMDGIKKYVKIDQEAIREKVRELKMRAILMLEEILEMGGYFEALEAGMFVDNGYYPERLGDGIARKKDGEIAAGTVVPRDPDYMAPVCEHFGYNNLPEGIEKPCDLIGGCTFHKPEKIQFIDELDETDNVNLRLQRIKDMKARNIIKPEVEWYSDGWIQIDMTFALPEEYAEAAALAVCEKLGLEDPTIIAKTVLHPAEGTYVEVKAKVPFEIKIDELKLPKKPETLPEEEIFEYVAKRPIKVVAATVGEDEHSVGLREILDIKHGGIEKYGIKYVYLGTSVPPEKLIDAAIETGADAILASMIITHNDVHIKNMRRLNELAIEKGIREKVLIIVGGTQINNDMAVENGVDAGFGRGTKGIHVASFIVKKLKEREGN; the protein is encoded by the coding sequence ATGGATAGACTCGATCCAAAAGTTCCAATCGACGTTGAAGAAATATTAAAAGACCTTGATAAATACCGTCCAAGAAGAAGAGGTTGGACATGGAGGAAGAAACTTCCTGAAGGAACAAAAGTTGATAGATACGAATATTACCAAATAAGCGAACCTTTGAAGAATAGCATTCCATTGCCAGCTGCGCACTATTTCAACAACATCGACCCACAACCGGACGTCGTTATCACTAGTGAAATCGCCTCTGGAAGGTTTGAAGATGACATCAGAAGAATGCGTATGGCAGCTTGGCACGGTGCAGATCATATAATGGTTATTAGAACCCTCGGTCAATCACACTTTGACGGGCTTATCGAAGGAACACCAGAAGGGGTTGGTGGAATACCCATCACAAGAAAGCAGGTAAGAGCGACAAGAAAAGCTTTAGATTTGATAGAAGATGAAGTGGGAAGACCTATAAACTTCCATAGCTACGTCTCTGGTGTTGCAGGTCCTGAGATTGCGGTATTGTTTGCTGAAGAAGGGGTCAACGGTGCCCACCAAGACCCACAATACAATATTCTCTACAGAGGTGTTAACCCTGTTAGGTCTTTTGTTGACGCAGCAGTTGCTAAGAAAATAATGGCATGGGCTAACATGTTGCAAATTGATGGTGCGCACAATGCAAACGCATCAGCAAAACTAGCATGGACCGTTATGCCTGAACTGCTTGTCCAACATGGTATCAACTGTATGTTCTCAGTAAAAGTTGGTATGCCAAAGGAAAATATCGCACTATCAACTGTTCCTCCAGTGATTGCACCGCTACCAGAGATGAGAATAGATTTGCCATACGCCGTAGCGCTTAGAGAACTCTTTAAAGGTTTCAAATTCAGAGCACAGATGAACACAAGATACATCGAATCAGACTTGTTTGATGCAACGAGAGTACACGTTCTGAATGCCGTACTTTCAAGGTTAACAAGCGCAGACTTACAATCAACAATTACCCCGGACGAAGGAAGAAATGTGCCATGGCATATAAACTCTATCAGAGGAATCGAAACAGCAAAGCATACTCTCCTTGCAATGGATGGTATAAAGAAATACGTAAAGATTGACCAAGAAGCAATTAGAGAAAAAGTCAGGGAACTGAAAATGAGAGCTATTCTAATGCTTGAAGAGATTCTTGAGATGGGTGGTTATTTTGAAGCACTCGAAGCTGGTATGTTCGTTGACAACGGGTACTATCCGGAAAGACTTGGTGATGGAATCGCACGAAAGAAAGACGGGGAAATTGCAGCTGGAACAGTTGTTCCAAGAGACCCAGATTATATGGCTCCGGTCTGTGAGCACTTTGGATACAATAACCTGCCTGAAGGTATAGAAAAACCATGCGACCTCATCGGCGGTTGCACATTCCATAAGCCAGAAAAGATACAATTCATTGATGAACTCGATGAAACAGACAACGTGAACCTCAGATTACAGCGTATAAAAGACATGAAAGCAAGAAACATTATCAAACCGGAAGTCGAATGGTACTCCGATGGATGGATTCAGATTGATATGACATTCGCACTACCAGAAGAATATGCAGAGGCAGCAGCACTTGCAGTTTGTGAAAAGCTCGGACTTGAGGACCCAACAATTATTGCAAAAACCGTGCTCCATCCTGCTGAAGGCACGTATGTTGAAGTCAAAGCGAAAGTTCCTTTTGAAATCAAGATAGATGAACTCAAACTGCCGAAAAAACCAGAAACTCTCCCAGAAGAAGAGATATTCGAATATGTTGCCAAACGACCGATAAAAGTCGTTGCAGCGACTGTCGGAGAAGACGAACATTCAGTTGGATTGAGGGAAATCCTTGATATCAAACATGGCGGTATTGAAAAATACGGAATAAAATACGTATACCTTGGCACGAGTGTTCCACCTGAAAAACTTATCGATGCTGCAATTGAAACAGGTGCAGATGCAATCCTTGCATCCATGATAATTACACACAACGATGTTCATATAAAGAACATGCGAAGACTCAACGAACTTGCGATAGAAAAAGGGATTAGAGAAAAAGTTCTAATCATTGTGGGCGGAACGCAGATAAACAACGACATGGCTGTAGAAAACGGTGTTGATGCTGGATTCGGGAGAGGTACAAAAGGTATCCATGTCGCTTCGTTTATCGTGAAAAAACTTAAAGAAAGGGAAGGAAACTAA
- a CDS encoding IS1/IS1595 family N-terminal zinc-binding domain-containing protein — protein MNNSMLSCPKCGSTSLYKNGHDKYGNQQFLCKLCHHSFKLSHSHKRRNFPFPYPKCPSCGKSKAFV, from the coding sequence ATGAACAACTCAATGCTCTCTTGTCCCAAATGCGGTTCCACCAGCTTGTACAAAAACGGTCATGACAAATACGGTAACCAACAATTCCTTTGCAAACTCTGCCATCATTCTTTCAAACTCTCCCATTCTCACAAACGCAGAAACTTCCCTTTCCCTTATCCCAAATGCCCTTCTTGTGGTAAATCTAAGGCTTTTGTGTAG
- the ortB gene encoding 2-amino-4-oxopentanoate thiolase subunit OrtB, protein MSQDRSYAAVMARRAEIMRKAVGIDYEKFIIEGIAFDYEKMMEEVGYSIEEVRKIQAETCVGNTPLVELKNINRLIKKIAPKGKGARIFLKDEATNPSGSFKDRRAAVSVYHAQKLGYKGVIAATSGNYGAAVASQAAKRGLKCIIVQECYDSQWRGQPEILEKGRACEAYGAEVIQLTVGPELFYYTLVLLEETGYFNASLYSPYAIAGIETLGYEIAEQMKELTGRFPDAVVVTHAGGGLLTGTARGLKKAGATQTKVIGASVDLRGLHMASDTDFNRKYFTTGHTGFGIPFAVFPDRSDVPKNAARPLRYMDRYVLVTQGEVFYVTEMLAQLEGLQRGPAGNTSLTAAIALALEMDEDETIVVNETEYTGAGKLPSAQLTFAKKMGMIVKRGDPIKEDVPGKVIAIPEHPSQIGVIEYPVEEMKKSYLKELIKRENRSEFTETEMKFLEEDLRATREEIIKWIEEVKKSL, encoded by the coding sequence ATGAGCCAAGATAGGTCTTATGCTGCAGTAATGGCAAGACGTGCCGAGATAATGCGAAAGGCTGTGGGTATAGATTACGAAAAATTTATCATCGAAGGTATCGCATTTGACTATGAAAAGATGATGGAAGAAGTTGGGTATTCCATTGAAGAAGTTAGAAAAATCCAAGCTGAGACATGCGTTGGAAACACACCTTTGGTAGAGCTTAAAAACATAAATAGGCTTATCAAAAAAATAGCTCCGAAAGGCAAAGGTGCAAGGATATTCTTGAAAGATGAAGCAACAAATCCATCCGGAAGTTTTAAAGATAGAAGAGCAGCGGTAAGTGTATACCACGCTCAAAAACTCGGCTATAAAGGAGTTATAGCAGCCACAAGTGGTAACTACGGTGCGGCTGTCGCTTCTCAAGCTGCGAAAAGAGGCCTAAAGTGCATAATAGTCCAAGAATGTTACGATAGCCAATGGAGAGGTCAACCTGAGATTCTTGAAAAAGGACGTGCATGCGAGGCATACGGTGCAGAGGTTATTCAACTAACGGTAGGACCTGAATTGTTTTACTACACTTTGGTATTGCTTGAAGAAACAGGTTACTTCAACGCATCACTTTACTCTCCTTACGCGATAGCAGGTATTGAAACCCTTGGGTATGAAATTGCTGAGCAGATGAAGGAATTAACAGGAAGATTTCCTGATGCCGTTGTTGTAACACATGCCGGTGGAGGGCTGCTAACAGGTACCGCACGGGGGCTAAAGAAAGCTGGAGCGACGCAAACGAAGGTCATTGGTGCAAGTGTCGATTTGAGAGGTCTGCATATGGCAAGTGACACGGATTTCAACAGAAAGTACTTTACAACCGGTCATACAGGATTTGGTATACCGTTTGCAGTATTCCCAGACAGGTCCGATGTGCCAAAGAATGCAGCAAGACCGCTCAGGTATATGGATAGATACGTACTTGTGACCCAAGGAGAGGTTTTCTATGTTACGGAAATGCTTGCTCAGCTTGAAGGGTTGCAAAGAGGACCGGCGGGCAACACATCACTCACAGCAGCGATAGCGCTTGCTCTCGAGATGGATGAAGACGAAACAATAGTGGTCAACGAGACAGAATACACAGGTGCTGGTAAATTGCCGTCAGCACAACTCACATTTGCGAAAAAGATGGGAATGATTGTAAAACGTGGAGACCCAATAAAAGAAGATGTTCCTGGGAAGGTCATAGCGATTCCGGAACATCCTTCTCAAATTGGTGTTATTGAATATCCTGTTGAAGAGATGAAAAAGAGCTATTTGAAAGAGCTTATCAAAAGAGAAAATAGAAGTGAATTTACTGAAACCGAAATGAAATTCCTTGAAGAAGATTTAAGAGCAACAAGAGAGGAAATAATCAAATGGATAGAAGAAGTCAAAAAGAGCTTATAA
- the purB gene encoding adenylosuccinate lyase, translated as MVERYALEPLKSLWTLKAQYERWLEVELAVVEAYEQVGVAPKGTSEEIRKKAVIDVDDILATEQVVDHDVIAFIKSVTKNMGDEARYFHYGLTSSDVVDTANSLALVRATDIILESMEKLSAVLYEKALQYKTLPTIGRTHGVHAEPTSFGLKFLSWYAELLRDIERLKNVREEIAVGKLSGAVGNYANISPEVERIALEKLGLKPTPVATQVISRDYIAHLLATFALIAGLIERIAIEIRHLQRTEVLEAMEPFKEGQRGSSAMPHKKNPILCERLTGMARLMRSYAQVAFENMALWHERDISHSSAERYILPDSTMTIYYMLEKARYLIGNLKVFEDKVKKNIDITQGLVYSQRILLALVEAGMSREEAYTLVQKYALECWETGESFKERVRSDEKVRQLITEEKFEELFRPDYYLRNIDKIYERFEKS; from the coding sequence ATGGTAGAGCGATACGCACTTGAACCATTGAAAAGTTTATGGACCTTGAAAGCTCAGTATGAAAGATGGCTCGAAGTTGAACTTGCCGTGGTTGAAGCATACGAGCAAGTTGGTGTTGCACCAAAAGGAACATCTGAAGAAATCAGAAAGAAAGCAGTTATTGATGTGGATGACATATTAGCTACAGAGCAAGTGGTTGACCATGATGTTATTGCGTTTATAAAGTCCGTAACAAAAAATATGGGAGATGAAGCCAGGTACTTCCATTATGGGCTAACTTCGTCTGACGTTGTTGACACGGCTAATTCACTTGCACTTGTCCGGGCAACAGATATCATTTTGGAATCGATGGAAAAGCTAAGTGCGGTTCTATATGAGAAAGCCCTCCAATACAAAACGCTTCCTACGATTGGTAGAACACACGGTGTACATGCAGAGCCCACATCTTTTGGGTTGAAGTTTCTCTCGTGGTATGCGGAGCTTCTCAGAGATATTGAAAGACTGAAAAATGTTCGTGAAGAGATAGCTGTTGGAAAATTAAGTGGTGCTGTTGGCAATTACGCAAATATCTCTCCAGAAGTTGAAAGAATCGCACTGGAAAAGCTTGGATTAAAACCGACACCCGTTGCCACACAAGTTATCTCGCGTGATTACATAGCTCATTTGCTTGCAACATTTGCTCTAATTGCAGGCTTAATTGAGCGCATAGCAATTGAAATAAGGCATTTACAACGTACGGAAGTGCTTGAAGCTATGGAACCATTCAAGGAAGGACAGCGAGGTTCTTCAGCCATGCCTCATAAGAAAAATCCAATCCTTTGCGAACGATTGACGGGTATGGCGAGGTTGATGAGAAGCTACGCACAAGTCGCTTTTGAAAACATGGCACTCTGGCACGAAAGGGATATTTCCCACTCATCTGCAGAAAGATACATACTCCCGGATTCAACAATGACAATATACTATATGCTTGAAAAGGCAAGATACCTGATTGGAAACTTGAAGGTCTTTGAAGACAAAGTTAAAAAGAACATTGACATAACTCAGGGGTTGGTTTATTCTCAAAGAATACTACTTGCACTTGTAGAAGCTGGAATGAGTAGGGAAGAGGCTTACACACTTGTTCAAAAATACGCCTTGGAATGCTGGGAAACAGGAGAGTCATTTAAAGAGAGAGTTCGTTCCGATGAAAAAGTACGTCAGTTAATCACAGAAGAAAAGTTTGAAGAACTCTTTAGACCGGACTACTATCTTAGGAATATTGATAAAATCTATGAAAGGTTTGAAAAAAGTTAA
- the pruA gene encoding L-glutamate gamma-semialdehyde dehydrogenase, with product MYEVTDWTIIPPFKNEPYVDFSVPENEQKMKEALEKVYKEFGKEYDIVIGGKPYKTEKKIKSINPSKPDEIVGIVSSANEELAEKALEAAWEAYKTWSRTPAHVRAEYLLKAAKRIRERKLEFDAIMVYEVGKNWIEADADTSEAIDFLEFYAREMLRYASEQPLVRIPGEYNELRYIPLGVGIIIPPWNFPLAILVGMTSAAIVTGNTVVLKPASDSPVVAAKFFEVLQEIGLPDGVVNFLPGSGALAGEFLVKHPKTRFISFTGSKDVGLRIHELAAKPQPGQIWIKRTVLEMGGKDAVIVDETADLDAAAEGIVVSAFGFQGQKCSAGSRAIIVKEVYDKVIEKVLERTSKITIGDVRYKENWLGPVINKSSMEKIMAYIEVGKKEGQLIYGGNAREDLGGYFIEPTIFKDVAWDARIAQEEIFGPVLAIIKAEDFDDALRIANSTEYGLTGSLYSRDRKRIERAKEEFHVGNLYFNRKCTGALVGVHPFGGFNMSGTDSKAGGRDYLGLFLQAKAISEKI from the coding sequence ATGTACGAGGTAACAGATTGGACGATTATACCACCTTTCAAAAACGAACCATATGTTGATTTTTCCGTTCCTGAGAATGAGCAAAAGATGAAAGAGGCTCTTGAAAAAGTCTACAAAGAGTTTGGTAAAGAATACGACATAGTCATCGGAGGTAAGCCGTATAAAACAGAGAAAAAGATTAAGTCAATTAACCCAAGCAAACCAGATGAAATTGTTGGTATTGTAAGCAGTGCAAATGAAGAACTTGCAGAAAAAGCACTAGAAGCAGCATGGGAAGCCTACAAAACATGGAGCAGAACACCTGCGCATGTAAGGGCAGAGTATCTACTCAAAGCTGCAAAAAGAATTAGAGAACGAAAGTTAGAATTCGATGCAATAATGGTATACGAGGTTGGTAAAAACTGGATAGAAGCGGATGCCGACACATCAGAAGCAATCGACTTTTTAGAATTCTACGCACGCGAGATGTTACGTTATGCATCGGAACAACCACTTGTCAGAATTCCGGGTGAATACAACGAACTAAGATACATACCACTTGGTGTTGGTATCATCATTCCACCTTGGAATTTCCCACTTGCAATACTTGTTGGGATGACAAGCGCAGCGATAGTCACAGGAAACACGGTTGTTTTAAAACCAGCAAGTGACAGCCCAGTTGTTGCGGCAAAATTCTTTGAAGTGCTCCAAGAGATAGGGCTACCAGACGGGGTTGTTAACTTCTTACCTGGCAGTGGTGCACTGGCTGGGGAGTTCTTGGTAAAACATCCGAAGACAAGATTCATTAGTTTCACTGGTTCAAAAGATGTTGGACTTCGCATCCATGAACTTGCAGCGAAACCACAACCTGGTCAGATTTGGATTAAACGAACGGTACTTGAAATGGGTGGAAAAGATGCCGTGATTGTTGACGAAACAGCAGATTTAGATGCAGCGGCAGAAGGAATCGTTGTCAGTGCATTCGGATTCCAAGGTCAAAAATGCAGCGCAGGTAGCAGAGCGATAATTGTTAAGGAGGTATACGACAAGGTAATTGAAAAGGTCTTAGAAAGGACATCTAAAATAACGATAGGAGATGTTAGATACAAAGAAAATTGGCTTGGTCCTGTTATAAACAAGAGTTCAATGGAGAAGATAATGGCTTACATCGAGGTTGGCAAGAAAGAAGGACAACTGATTTATGGTGGAAATGCAAGAGAAGACCTTGGTGGTTACTTCATCGAGCCAACAATATTCAAAGATGTTGCCTGGGATGCAAGGATTGCTCAAGAAGAAATCTTTGGGCCTGTGCTTGCGATAATCAAAGCGGAAGATTTCGACGACGCATTAAGGATCGCTAATTCGACAGAATACGGACTTACCGGTTCACTCTATTCAAGAGATAGAAAACGCATCGAAAGGGCAAAAGAGGAATTCCACGTTGGTAACTTGTACTTCAACCGAAAATGCACAGGAGCACTCGTTGGTGTCCATCCATTTGGCGGATTCAACATGTCCGGAACGGACAGTAAAGCGGGCGGAAGGGACTACCTTGGACTGTTCTTACAAGCAAAGGCGATAAGTGAAAAGATATAG
- the ord gene encoding 2,4-diaminopentanoate dehydrogenase, which translates to MRIVTWGFGAMGRGIAKNVIESKFMKLVGVIDKNPEFIGKDVGELLGLGNYGVRVRDSIDVIEETNPDLVVIATSSFVKDVLPQIEYAVKNHANVITIAEEMAFPFDSHPEESFYMDSLAKRYGVTILGTGVNPGFVLDTLIIALTGVCTRVDKIVAKRINDLSPFGKTVMETQGVGTTPQQFEEGLKKGTIVGHIGFPQSIAMIARALGWNITKIEEERKPIISNVYRETPVVKVEPGMVAGCNHSAKAYVGDKCVIELYHPQQIHPHLEGVETGDYIEIYGDININLSIKPEIPGGKATIAIATNMIPIVMSAQPGLKCMADLPVPRSILSFTR; encoded by the coding sequence ATGAGAATAGTAACTTGGGGCTTTGGTGCTATGGGACGTGGCATCGCAAAGAATGTTATTGAAAGCAAGTTCATGAAACTAGTGGGAGTTATCGATAAAAACCCGGAATTCATAGGTAAAGACGTTGGTGAACTGCTTGGGCTTGGAAACTACGGTGTTCGTGTGAGAGATTCTATCGATGTCATTGAAGAAACAAACCCAGACCTTGTTGTTATTGCAACAAGTTCGTTTGTTAAAGACGTTCTACCACAAATAGAATACGCTGTCAAAAATCATGCAAACGTTATTACTATAGCTGAAGAAATGGCATTTCCGTTTGATTCACATCCGGAAGAATCCTTTTACATGGATAGCTTGGCAAAAAGATACGGAGTGACGATACTTGGAACCGGAGTCAATCCAGGATTTGTTCTCGACACGTTAATCATTGCTCTCACGGGAGTGTGCACAAGAGTTGACAAAATTGTTGCGAAAAGAATAAACGACTTATCACCATTTGGGAAGACGGTCATGGAGACACAAGGAGTTGGCACAACACCACAACAATTTGAAGAAGGGTTAAAGAAAGGTACGATAGTTGGTCACATTGGATTCCCACAGAGCATTGCGATGATAGCAAGAGCTTTGGGCTGGAACATTACAAAGATAGAGGAAGAAAGAAAACCTATCATCTCGAATGTTTACAGAGAAACCCCTGTTGTTAAAGTTGAACCTGGCATGGTTGCAGGTTGCAATCACTCGGCGAAAGCATACGTTGGAGACAAATGTGTCATTGAACTTTACCATCCGCAACAAATACATCCACACCTTGAAGGAGTCGAAACAGGAGACTACATAGAAATATATGGGGACATAAATATAAACCTTTCTATAAAACCAGAAATACCCGGAGGAAAAGCAACGATAGCAATTGCAACTAACATGATTCCAATAGTAATGAGCGCACAACCTGGTTTGAAATGTATGGCTGACTTGCCAGTACCTAGGTCTATTCTTTCGTTCACAAGATAA
- a CDS encoding tRNA1(Val) (adenine(37)-N6)-methyltransferase, whose amino-acid sequence MNIGKFSSEILRGIKTIDTPHHKPTHASAFLVWYSKPTSDVKTVVELGSGTGIVAFALAKLYNLTVEGIEIQSELVELANLGAKLNGIDDKVRFRNLDVRDVKDIYKPETFDMVVSNFPYHLSGKGKESPSKIRRLSRTADLETIKGFIQSASYLIRNRGTFVFVFSPNILTTVLSYLSEVNLTVQRMCFLHGAPEKEAKLVAVRGKKNGGQNLIVDPPQWGV is encoded by the coding sequence AAGCCGACGCACGCGTCGGCTTTTTTAGTTTGGTATTCTAAACCGACAAGTGATGTGAAAACCGTTGTAGAACTTGGAAGTGGAACAGGGATAGTTGCTTTTGCACTTGCCAAACTGTATAATCTTACTGTTGAGGGAATAGAGATTCAGAGCGAACTTGTTGAACTTGCAAACCTCGGCGCAAAGTTAAATGGTATTGATGATAAGGTAAGGTTCAGAAATTTGGATGTTAGAGACGTGAAAGATATTTATAAACCAGAGACGTTTGATATGGTTGTGTCGAATTTTCCGTACCATTTATCAGGGAAAGGTAAGGAAAGCCCGAGTAAGATACGACGTTTGAGTCGCACTGCTGATTTAGAAACAATAAAGGGGTTTATACAGAGTGCTTCGTATTTGATAAGGAACCGTGGAACGTTTGTATTTGTCTTTTCCCCGAATATCTTAACGACGGTCTTGAGTTATCTAAGTGAAGTAAATCTCACAGTTCAAAGAATGTGCTTCTTACACGGGGCACCTGAAAAAGAGGCAAAATTGGTGGCTGTTAGAGGAAAGAAAAACGGTGGGCAAAATCTGATAGTTGACCCACCACAGTGGGGGGTGTAG